A segment of the Commensalibacter oyaizuii genome:
GCCATAACGTCAGTCGCGCACAAGCCTTTGATAGTTTTGAAGAGGTGCAGAAAAATCTATTTAATGTTCGAAATACACCAGAATTCGATCATAACCCTTTTATTGAGATATTAACAAAAAACAATACTGAATTATTAAAAAAAATAAAAGATACGAGAACTATGAAGGATTTTATTGTTCTCTTAATCGAAGGTATTTCAAAGGCATATGATGAAAATAATCAAAAGATTTTGCAAAATCTACCTTCATATCTAAAAAAACCAGGGATAATGGCGACTTTTACCGACAGTGCCATACATAATCCAACACCGTTCGAAATCCGGTATCCAGAGGTTTTAGAGAATACCGTTTATCAAAAGATATATAACAATGCTGATAGAGAAAAAAATATTTATGATCAAATAGAACAACAAGGATATCATTATCGCGAGATAGAGACGCAAAATAACAATTATGTTGTTAATTCAATTGCACGTTTACATTATTTTATGACGTATTTGGATAAACAGAACAAAGATTCGAACAGCCAATTTCAAACTATAGAAGGTTTGAATGGATTGGTAAGGGACGATATCAAAAAAGACGTTGATAACGAATATGATAAGAATTATAAAAATGATCTGCCATTAACTATACTAGAGGAAATAGTACCCAAGGTTGGAAAATCACTTGCAGAGGTTGTAAGGAAAACTGATAAAATGTATTTAGAGGCTGGTGCCATCAATTTTGAAAACTCTCCTGAAAATACAATTGCATTGATTTTGGGGGGTGAAAAATCTGGTCCCCGACGAGTACAAAGACCCACTGAAACAGAAAGAGAATTACAATACTTAGAAAACAAAAAAAAGGGATTAACGCGTGTCCTGGAACAGGACCCATACGGGATCCAAGCAGATCGTAACCGTGCTCATATAAAAACTATAGAGACAAGAATAAAAGAACTGACACCCCCTGTTTTCAAGGGCAATGTTAATTTATCTGAAAGCTTGTATTCAATGTGGATGGAACGACAACTTTCGGCTGCCTCCAAGATTATTAAGAAATATATGGGATCAGTTAATCCCAACAATGATCAAATAAAAAATATACAAACAAGAACATTCATGAATTTACACATGGACCGTAATTTTCAGTATGAAAAGGGAAACGTGATTACAGTGCACAATCATAACCATTTTACCATGACGTTCAACAGGGGGGATATCGACCCGAATAATTTTATGAATTCCGTAAAACGTCAAATTACGTCATTAACGGCGGAGTCAATAAATTTGCACACAACAGGCAAATAGTTCATTTTTTTAATCACTTGTACGATGGATAAAAGATATAAAAAAATTGTTCATCAGGAAATCTTTATCATAACAAGGATAATCTCTTAACAAAATTTTTATATTTTTCAACTCGTACAACGTGTTAAATCTTTTGGCCAATGTCCACGTATAGGATTCTATAATATCTTCGTATTCATTCACGCTTGAAAATATGTTTTGATATCGTTGCAGATATTGTAATTGAGCTCTATTATGGTAATTTTGAATATAATTAGTCATAAATTGTGAATTTAATTCCATTCCATTATCGTATATACGACCCCTATAACGTGAATCTATCAAATCAATGGTGTATTTATTGGCAATCAAACAGGCAAGGTTTTTAATACGATCATTTCCAGCGGTATCGTAACAATATTGTATGGCTGATATTGCTTGGGGCAGAGTTTGCCGACAGAAAATAGGAAACATTTCATCGGCGATTCTATTAATTATTTCTCGATATAATGTTTGTGAATCCTTTGGTTGATGATTGGGCACGGTCAAAGAAATAAATAACGTTATAAACAAGTTTATCATTGAATGTGGATCCATTAATAGGTTTTATACATTTTGCACAAACACCCTTTTTAGGGGTAGATTTGCCAATTTAGTGATTATTGTATTTCTAAATATACTATTTTAATATTGATAGTGGAATATAATAACGATACTCGAACTATTTGATTTTTATAACCAAGTCTTTGATGTCAATAATTTAATAAATATGATCATTAATTTTTGCGTATGCTTTGTTCATTTTTTGAAAAAAATGATTTAAAAGACTTAGGGGATAAATAAAAAAATAACTGCTTTATAAAGCAATAATTACCTGGATATTTTGCTATTTGATTAAAACAAACAGATAAATGTAAAAGATTTTTGATCGTTCTTTAAGGGATTAATCCAAAACCACGCAAAAGCTGTGCCGTCTCAAATAATGGTAGGCCGACAACATTGCTGTGACTGCCGTGAATGGCTTTGATAAAACTGGCGGCTTTTCCTTGAATGGCATAGGCACCAGCTTTGTCCTGCCATTCGTTTGAGGCTAGATAGGTTTGACATTGTCTATCCGTTAAGCGGGAAAATTGAACAACGGTGTACACAAGTCTAGAGGCAATCCGCCCTGTTTGCCTATTCATCAAAACAACACTGGTACAAACGCGATGTCTGCGCCCAGAAAGAAGCTTTAGATACGTTACGGCCTGCTTTGGGTCTGTGGTTTTATTTAAAATACGATTACCCACAGCTACAACCGTATCTGCCGCCAAAATAAAAGGGATATTTGTTGTTAGCATAGCTTGCCCTGCCAACAATTTTGTTTTGGACAAGCGCTGAACATAAATTGCGGGCCGCTCTTGCTTTAAAGGGGTTTCATCAATATCGGTTGCCAAAACGAATTGAGGGGTTATTCCAATTTGTTGTAAAAGCTGCAAGCGTCTGGGTGAGGCCGAAGCCAAAACAATTGGTAGGGTGTGGCACTCTTGATTTGACAAAATCATATGGTTCGCAAGACTTTATTTAAAGCGGAAGGTAATGCGACCTTTGGTCAAGTCATAGGGGGTCATTTCTACACTGACACGATCACCGGCCAAAACACGAATGCGATTTTTACGCATTTTACCACTAGTATGGGCCAAAATAACGTGTTCATTATCCAATTTTACACGGAACATAGCATTTGGAAGCAATTCGGTAACTGTTCCATTAAATTCAATCATATCTTCTTTAGACATCTTTAAGTATATTGTCCTTGCGGTTTGATTCGTTTAAAAACGATTTCAACATAACGGTTATTCATAAAAAAAGTCTAGCTTTATTTGCTTAAACTTTTCAAACGTTGTGAAATACTTAATGCGTGTGCTGTTAATCCCTCGGTATTGGCAATGGCAACAGCGGCGGGGCCGACTGTTTGAATTCCCTTTTTATTTGATTTTAAAAATGTAGTACGCTTCATAAAATCAAATACGGATAATCCTGATGAAAATCGTGCTGTTCGACTGGTGGGCAAAACATGATTTGGGCCACCCACATAATCACCAATTGCCTCTGGGCACCATTTCCCAACAAAAATAGTGCCAGCATGACGGATTTCATTAAATAATATATCAGGATCTTCTAACATTAATTCCAGATGCTCTGGGGCAATTTGGTTAATTAACTCTGCGGCTTGTGACCAATCTTCAACGACGATCACAGCCCCGTGGTTTTCCCAACTAGCACGTGCAATCTCTTGACGGGACAGGACCTGTAATTGTTGTTCAACCGCATTAACAACTTGATCAGCAAATGCCTCATCATTGGTGATAAAGACTGATTGTGCCATTTTGTCATGTTCAGCTTGCGCCAGTAAATCAAGGGCAATATGGGTTGGATCGTTATTGCAGTCTGCAAGTACAACAACTTCAGAGGGGCCTGCAACACTGTCGATACCAACCAGACCATAAACTTGACGTTTTGCTTCTGCGACATAGGCATTACCAGGCCCAACAATATAGTCAACTGGGGCAATGGTTTGTGTTCCAAATGCCAATGCAGCAATTGCTTGCGCACCGCCGATGCGATAAATTTCTGTAATCCCCACCGTGTGGGCTGCGGCCAGAACCAATGGATTTAAATGACCGTCGGGGCTGGGAACACACATGGCTAATCGTTTAACCCCTGCAACTTTTGCAGGAATAGCGTTCATTAGTACTGAAGATGGATAGGCCGCGGTCCCGCCCGGAACATATAACCCTGCGGAATCCATTGGACGCCAATGATATCCTAATTCAAATCCACTCTCATCGTTATAATGTAAATCAGGGGGTAATTGTTTTTCATGAAAGGCTTTAATACGAGATGCTGCGACATTCAAAGCATCTAATAATTCTTTAGAAGTTCGTTGATAGGCCTGTTCAATTTCTTCATTTGTGATACGTAATTGTTGTGAAGTAATAGAAAGACGATCGAATTTAGTCGTATACTCGCACAGTGCTGTATCCCCATGTGCTTTGATGCGATTTAAGATATCTGTTACCGGTTGTTTAACAGCGGATGTATCCATTGCGCGTGCGGCCAGCAAATGGTTAAAGGCTTTTTGAAAGTTAGGTTGCGTAACAAATAAATATTGCATAATTTGAAACCCCGTTAAGATGGAGATTGAGGGGATATAATCATTTTACGGAAACGATCAGTCAAAGCATTAATTCGCACAGATTGTGTTTTTAACGCCGTACGATTAATGATCAGACGACTGGATACATCTACAATTGTTTCGACCTCTTGCAGTCCGTTCGCTTTTAAAGTAGAGCCTGTATCGACTAAATCTATGATAAGATTGGATAATTTTAAAACTGGGGCTAATTCCATAGCACCGTGTAAATTAACAATATCGGCTTGAACGCCTTTATGTGCAAAAAAGCGTTTGGTAATATTGGGATATTTGGTTGCTACACGAATTTGCGACCATCTTGCAGGATCGCCCAGATTTTTGTCTTTGGTATTGGCTAGTTGTGCTACTGATAAACGACAACGCCCTACATTTAGATCCAAAGGCGCATAAATATCAGGATAATCAAATTCCATTAATACATCTGAACCACATATACCCAAGGAAGCTGTTCCAAAAGCCACAAAAGTTGCAACGTCGAAAGAGCGCACGCGGATAATATCTAAACTAGGGTCATTGGTTTTGAAACGTAAGAGACGACTGTTTTCATCGAAAAAAGCAGGTTCTGGAATAATATCTGCAGCCTGAAGAAGTGGAAGGCATGCTTTAAGAATTCTACCTTTGGGAAGGGCAAGGATCAATGAAGTATTGTTCATGTCTGTCGTAAATATTCCAGCAGTCAATAATAAGGATAATAAAACTGATTATAGTTAATATATAGCACTATTACGATTAACTATAATCAGAAGATAAAGACAAAACAATATAATCTTGTTTTTTAATCTAGGAATTAAGGTCTAGCTTTTTATACGTTCAATTTGTGCCCCGCATGCTGATAACTTTTTCTCAACAGCTTCATAACCGCGATCTAGATGATAAACACGATTTAAACTGGTTTCCCCAGCAGCAGCAAGCCCCGCCAGAATTAAAGAGAATGAAGCGCGTAGATCCGTTGCCATTACTGGTGCACCAGATAAAGAGTGCACCCCACGAATAATAGCAGAAGATCCATGGACGTTAATTCGTGCCCCCATACGGTTTAATTCTGGGACGTGCATAAACCGATTTTCAAAAATGGTTTCTGTAATCATGCTGGCCCCTTCAGATATAGATAAGAGGGCCATAAATTGTGCTTGCATATCAGTCGGAAAACCGGGATAGGCTTCGGTCATAATGTCGATGCCGCGTAAACTGCCCGTACGTCTAACACGAATGGCATTTTCTTCTTGAAAAACTTCAACACCGCATTCTTCCAAGGCGTGAATGACAGATCCCAGATATTCTACTTTCGCACCAATTAAGCGTAATTCACCACCCGTTATACCTGCAGCACAAGCATAAGTGCCACATTCAATACGATCAAATAAAATAGAGTGTTCTGCACCATGCAAAGAATCAACCCCATCGATAATTAAATGACTGGTGCCTTTTCCTTGGATTTTCGCCCCCATAGCAACCAGACAGTCAATTAAATCACAAATTTCTGGTTCGCGGGCGGCATTTAATAGTTCTGTTCTACCTTTTGCAAGACTTGCAGCCATGATTGTATTTTCAGTTGCACCAACAGATACAAATGGAAAAACAAAACGAGTCCCCGTTAATCCCTTTGGGGCCGTAGCATTGATATAACCGCCATCTATTTCAATTTCGGCACCCAAAGCGGTCAAAGCATCCAAATGTAAATTGACAGGACGGGTCCCAATAGCGCACCCCCCAGGTAAAGAAACGCGAGCCTTGCCACAACGTGCAAGTAAAGGCCCAAGAACCAAGACAGAAGCACGCATTTTGGAAACGATCTTGTAAGGTGCTTCTGTGTTAGTAATGTCGCCTTTGAAAGAATAATGATGGGGATCGTTATCATTGATAGTGATATTTAAACCATGTTGTTCTAATAAACTACACATCGTTTTAATATCCATAATACCTGGCATATTTTTTAACGATAAGGTTTCAGAGGTTAAAAGAGCACAGGGCATAATGGCCAATGCAGCGTTTTTGGCACCACCAATAGTAATGTCGCCATGTAGGGGTCTTCCCCCACGAATCAAGAATCTATCCATAATATCTTTATTTTCAGTTGATTATAAACGTGGAGTGGCAACGCCCATTTGTTTCATATATTTACCATGCTTATCGGCATAGCTAATATCGCAAGGGGTACTGCCTTGGAAAAATAGGAACTGGCAAATGCCCTCATTAGCATAAATTTTCGCAGGAAGGGGGGTAGTATTGCTAATTTCTATGGTGACTTGTCCCTCCCACTCGGGTTCTAAAGGGGTCACATTAACAATGATTCCGCAACGGGCATAGGTTGATTTTCCCAAACAGACCACTAAAATATCACGCGGGATACGGAAATATTCGATCGTATGTGCGAGGGCAAAGCTGTTTGGGGGAATAATGCATACATCAGTTTTGCGAGTGACAAAGCTGTTGGGACTAAAATTTTTAGGGTCGACAATTGCATTGTCGATATCAGTAAAAATTTTAAACTCATCTGCAATTCGCGCATCATATCCATAAGAGGATACACCATATGAGATAATGCCTTCACGATGTTGTTTATCAGCAAAAGGTTCTATCATTCCTTTTTCTTTTGCCATACGTGTAATCCAACTATCTGGCATGATTGGCATAGGGGTGTTTCCTCTTTCTTGGTTTTTTTGCTGTTCAATAAACGAGGTTTTATATTTGAACAAGTTTTTTTTGTAAAATAATAACGTTATTACGTTTTTTGTTCTTTTTTAGCGCGTTGTTGCTCTTTGCGTCGCTTTAAGTTTTCCCTAAGGGCTTGCGCTTCTTGTTTGCGTCGCTCGCTTAAGGAATCCTTAACAGCAGTTTTTTTCGAGGTAGATGTATTCATTACGATAACTGTAAAGGATTCTAAAAAGTGAAAATGGATTATTTGGTGTGTTTTACTGCATAAGCAGCTGCTGCACCTAAAATACCAGGTTGGGGATAAGTTAGTAGTTCAACCGAAATCTGTGCAAGCATTCTTTCAAATCGCCCTTTGTCAACAAATCGTTCACCAAACCCAGAATGAGGTAGATAGTCAGCCAATAATTGACCAATTCCACCGCTAATAACGACGCGATTAGCTAATTGTACTAAAGCAATATCTGCACAAAATGTTCCAAAGTTTAGGCAAAATCGTTCTAATGCTGCTGTTGCTAAATGGTCTGTGCCTTTTAATGCAGCATCCCAAAGATTACTGTCGCTGTGATGAGTTACGGATAAACCCGCACTTGCGGCAAGAGCTTCATAAATATTACCCAAACCTGGACCAGAAAGAATGCGTTCTGCGGAAACGCGACGATAATGTTGTTTTAGATATCGTAAAATACTAATATCGATATTATCGCAAGGAGCATAGGTAATATGTCCTCCTTCACTTGGGGTAACGATATAGGTATCATTGGCATTGTCAAAATGTAATGAAGCAACGCCCAACCCTGTGCCTGGTCCAACAATCGTGGTTACACCATCAGGGGCATCTTTTCGTCTAGGACCACAAATAGGTTTTAAATATTGATCTTCACAGTGAGCGGTTGCATGGGCAACTGCCTCAAAATCATTAATTAGGACAAGTTTTTTAAGGTTGAGTTGTTGAGGAATTAAGGCTGGACGGATAATCCAAGGACTGTTAGAAAATTTGAGAATATCACCACGAATTGGGCATGCAATTGCCATAGAAGCAACATCAGGCAAAGGGCGTCCAATTTTTTGTCCAAACGCATCCCAGGCTAGTTGCATTGTAGCGTAATCTGCAGTTTTTAAAATTGTTTCGTGCTCAATGGATAAAACTTTTCCACTTTTTACCTTCGCAATTGCGAACCGTGCATTGGTACCACCAATGTCTGCGACAATAACTTCTTGAGCATTTTCGCTATTTTTTTCTGCCTGAGTGTTATTTGTGGTCATAATGATATCCTTTCTAAGTAGAATTATAAATTGGCATTTAAAATAAATTTTTTAGAAATAGTTAATCAGTAAATACCTTATTTTGTGTTAGAAATTGAGTTTGGTAAAGTCAGTCCCAGTCCTGGATTTGATGATAAAACGAGCTGCATTGCCTCATCAACATGTTTTAAAGACAATGATTGTGAATAAGAGGACGGTGTGATTATACGCGCTTTATGCGAAGTGACAAAGCTATTAATAAAATTTTGTCGATCTGCACCGTAAATTGTAGCACTATAGAAACAATGCTCTTTGTCGCGGCGCTGTAAGGTTAAATTTAACCCTGAGGTTTCTCTTTTTTTATCTTTTAAATAGAAAATAATTCCAGTGTCAGGCCAAACCGGGGTGACTGCATCTAACACTATTTTATCAGGTAGAAATGAAATATATAATACAGGCACCATGGACATCCGATCATTCCACCACATCAGGGTCGGTGGGACGAAATGAGGATTATATCGCCATTCTCCAAATTTTTGATATTGGTCTACCTCTATTTTCTGGGATGTATAAGTAGTTTGTGCATAGGTTTGGGAAATATACGCCGTAGAAAATGCCATTATACTTACAGTTAATAAACACATCTTTTTAACTGAATTAATGAAGAAAGTGCTCATAAAGTTCCTTTCGGTTTTTAACTATTTAAATGATGGCACAGTTAAATTATGGATAATATTGATAATTTGTTCAATCTTTAATTATCAATTATTGGATACTTCTTTGGCTGTTTTAAAATCTGCCTTTTTGTGATCTTTTAATTTTTCAATACCACCTTTAGGAGTCATTATGCATTTTCTCCAATTTTTATCTTTATCATGCTGATCTGGATCACTGCTGCCCCAACACCAACCTTTTGTCTGCATTTGTTTTAATAATGTATTACGCTTTGTACAAATATCGTAACGTGTTTTTTCTTGCGTTGGACTGGCCGCCATATCGATACATTTACGAATGTAGTAATTTGTTTCTTGATACAACGGAAACAAATTAGGAGACATTCCATCAAGAGGTGTGAAAGTGTTAGGGTTTATGGTATCAAGGGCTAAAGGTTTGGGTGCGATAAGATGATTTTGTCGAATGGTTTGAGTAAAATCATCCATTGCAGCGTGTAACCCTTGGGTATTCATAGTAATAGAGGAAAGAGCTGAAAGATTTAATGTCATTGGAGACTCGTCTTGCAGGGCGTTGACAAGTTTTTCAATATTTTGGGTATATACAGCTGTTGAAAATTGTACCCATCCTTTTTGATCGCTAACTTTATTCAATGTGACGGAAACATTTTTGATATTCCATGTGATGAAAGGTAACTTAAAAGCTCTATTTTCCTTCTTTTTTACCATAACATCAATTGTAATCATATTAGCTGATGGCGTAACGAATAATTTTAGTGAAGAGTTAGGCTGTTGCCATAACAGGCTTGCATAATGTTGCCCTGCTAGAATGCTCCATTCACCATACGCAGCGGTATGCTGCATTTTTGCGGGTGTCTTTTGTTCCAATAATGCTGGAATCGGGAAAGACAAGTTATAAGTTACAGGATCATGAGCCATAGCATACGTGCTGGGCAAGCTAAGAGCAATAAAAATCGGAAGGGTCCGAAAAATAGATGGTTTATGCATTTTCTACCTTAATCAATCAAAACGTCATATAATACGAAAAGATAATAAGAAAGCAAATGCGTTTTCTGAAGAGAGAGTAAGTTTACAAATTTTTTCAGATATTGTGATAAAAAATTTAACCAGTGAGATAAAAAACTTTACTAAAAAAGACATTTTATTATGGTATAATAACAATAGTAAATTACAATATTCTAATTTGTGATATTTTTGTCCTATACATATCCTGGTAATCACTATATTGTTGGCAACAATCTTCGGTTTCACGTAGTAATTTTAGAATAATTTAGGCCAATTTTCTGTGCTTTGGTCTAAATTTATGACGTCATCAGGGTTAGATCAATGATAGATGAGAATGATTTAAAGGGTCTTGTTAAAGAGTGTCCCGTTGCAGAAGGATTATTTCAGCAACACGGGTGTCATGATGTCATGACCGCATTTAACATTGCAAATCACCTACACATGCATGGCTTTCTAAAAGAATCTGCTGTTTTTTATCAAGAAGCTATTGATTATAGAAAAGATGATCCTGAAGGTCATCCTAGGGAAGAAATTTTATTACAAGTTAAGTTACTTTGTCTAGTGAAAGCTGGAGCAGAGCTTGAGGATAGCGATTTAAATCGATTGCAAGTGTTGTCAGAGCCTTTATACCATTATATCGTTGGTGTGCAACAACATCGTCAAGGTAATCTATCTATTATAGAGACTTTGCAGAAAATTGGGTACACCTACGAGCAGTTTCATACGGGTGAAGAAATTGATACCATTTATTTGCGTTTAATTTACGAAGGTTTAAGCAAGGGAAATTTTCCCAATAAAATTAGAAAAACAGAAATTCCAAGAAATTTGTTCTTCTTTTGGGATCGAAATATGCCTGATGATGTAAGACAAAATATAGAGCATCATCAACAATTCAAAAATTATAATGTCGAGGTTTTTGACCAGGATAGAGCAATAGAATGGCTTTACAAATATTATGGCAAAGAAGCGAAGACAATCTTTTTAAAATCTCGTCACCCTGCTGAAGCGGCCGATATTTTGCGAGTTCATGTCATTAATTTGTATGGTGGTTTTTGGGTTGATGCAGATCTAAAAATCACCTCGGAAGAACTATTAGAAAAATATATTCCAAGAAATTATGATAACGTGTTGTTGCTAACAGATGGTTATTTTGTTCACAATGATTTTTTTGCAGCAACAGCCAATAATATTATTTTGAAAGACTGCCTTTTATCAATTTATCGTAACTGTTATGAATATGGTGGTTTGTTCATTTCATATAAAACAGGACCTGGCGTGTTTATGAGGGCTATAAACCGTGCTTATTTTAGATGCATGGACGGGGCAGTTAAGGAGATGCCCTCTTTAAAATTAATGGATCAGAAAATGTTTGATAAAATAACAGAACAATATCCTGTTGCGTATAAACAGGGGGGGACTTGGACCTCAACATAAAAATCTGGTGTATATGTATAGATGGTTATAGTATCCCTGTTTAAAATTGTTATAATATTTTTATTTAGGTATTAGGTATAAAGTGATGGAAGAAAATCAGTCTATAGATTATACGGACATGTTGTCTATATGTCCTCAAGCATTACAAGTATATCAGCAGCGTGGCTTAAATGACGTAACTGCGGCATATGATATTGGCAATATATTGAGCACAAATCACTTTTATGCTGAAGCTGCTTTTCTTTTCAAACTTGCTTATAATATGCACTCGAAAAGTCCAGCAGAATATCCATTATGCCATATCTTGTGGATGATTAGAATAGTTGCACTTTTAAAAGGCAATTTGCCTATAAAGGATGAAGAGCTAGAACAGTTAAAAAATCTTAGTATTCCTTTTTATAATTATTTAACTGGTTGGAAACAATATAAAGAAAATAATGATGCATTATCTGCCATTTCGGTAATGCAAAATTGTTATGAAGAATTTCCAACGGGGGAAGAGGCAGATCGCATTTACCTCTCTATTATGATGGATATTTTCAACCCTAATCCGGTGGTGTCTATCAGTCCTAGGGAATGTAGTAAAGCAGCTTTCAACGTTATTCCAAATAATTTATTTATGTATTGGGATCAAAATCCTCCGCCTGAAGTTACGCA
Coding sequences within it:
- a CDS encoding Maf family protein, whose amino-acid sequence is MILSNQECHTLPIVLASASPRRLQLLQQIGITPQFVLATDIDETPLKQERPAIYVQRLSKTKLLAGQAMLTTNIPFILAADTVVAVGNRILNKTTDPKQAVTYLKLLSGRRHRVCTSVVLMNRQTGRIASRLVYTVVQFSRLTDRQCQTYLASNEWQDKAGAYAIQGKAASFIKAIHGSHSNVVGLPLFETAQLLRGFGLIP
- the infA gene encoding translation initiation factor IF-1; amino-acid sequence: MSKEDMIEFNGTVTELLPNAMFRVKLDNEHVILAHTSGKMRKNRIRVLAGDRVSVEMTPYDLTKGRITFRFK
- the hisD gene encoding histidinol dehydrogenase, yielding MQYLFVTQPNFQKAFNHLLAARAMDTSAVKQPVTDILNRIKAHGDTALCEYTTKFDRLSITSQQLRITNEEIEQAYQRTSKELLDALNVAASRIKAFHEKQLPPDLHYNDESGFELGYHWRPMDSAGLYVPGGTAAYPSSVLMNAIPAKVAGVKRLAMCVPSPDGHLNPLVLAAAHTVGITEIYRIGGAQAIAALAFGTQTIAPVDYIVGPGNAYVAEAKRQVYGLVGIDSVAGPSEVVVLADCNNDPTHIALDLLAQAEHDKMAQSVFITNDEAFADQVVNAVEQQLQVLSRQEIARASWENHGAVIVVEDWSQAAELINQIAPEHLELMLEDPDILFNEIRHAGTIFVGKWCPEAIGDYVGGPNHVLPTSRTARFSSGLSVFDFMKRTTFLKSNKKGIQTVGPAAVAIANTEGLTAHALSISQRLKSLSK
- the hisG gene encoding ATP phosphoribosyltransferase; amino-acid sequence: MNNTSLILALPKGRILKACLPLLQAADIIPEPAFFDENSRLLRFKTNDPSLDIIRVRSFDVATFVAFGTASLGICGSDVLMEFDYPDIYAPLDLNVGRCRLSVAQLANTKDKNLGDPARWSQIRVATKYPNITKRFFAHKGVQADIVNLHGAMELAPVLKLSNLIIDLVDTGSTLKANGLQEVETIVDVSSRLIINRTALKTQSVRINALTDRFRKMIISPQSPS
- the murA gene encoding UDP-N-acetylglucosamine 1-carboxyvinyltransferase translates to MDRFLIRGGRPLHGDITIGGAKNAALAIMPCALLTSETLSLKNMPGIMDIKTMCSLLEQHGLNITINDNDPHHYSFKGDITNTEAPYKIVSKMRASVLVLGPLLARCGKARVSLPGGCAIGTRPVNLHLDALTALGAEIEIDGGYINATAPKGLTGTRFVFPFVSVGATENTIMAASLAKGRTELLNAAREPEICDLIDCLVAMGAKIQGKGTSHLIIDGVDSLHGAEHSILFDRIECGTYACAAGITGGELRLIGAKVEYLGSVIHALEECGVEVFQEENAIRVRRTGSLRGIDIMTEAYPGFPTDMQAQFMALLSISEGASMITETIFENRFMHVPELNRMGARINVHGSSAIIRGVHSLSGAPVMATDLRASFSLILAGLAAAGETSLNRVYHLDRGYEAVEKKLSACGAQIERIKS
- the dcd gene encoding dCTP deaminase codes for the protein MPIMPDSWITRMAKEKGMIEPFADKQHREGIISYGVSSYGYDARIADEFKIFTDIDNAIVDPKNFSPNSFVTRKTDVCIIPPNSFALAHTIEYFRIPRDILVVCLGKSTYARCGIIVNVTPLEPEWEGQVTIEISNTTPLPAKIYANEGICQFLFFQGSTPCDISYADKHGKYMKQMGVATPRL
- the glk gene encoding glucokinase; the encoded protein is MTTNNTQAEKNSENAQEVIVADIGGTNARFAIAKVKSGKVLSIEHETILKTADYATMQLAWDAFGQKIGRPLPDVASMAIACPIRGDILKFSNSPWIIRPALIPQQLNLKKLVLINDFEAVAHATAHCEDQYLKPICGPRRKDAPDGVTTIVGPGTGLGVASLHFDNANDTYIVTPSEGGHITYAPCDNIDISILRYLKQHYRRVSAERILSGPGLGNIYEALAASAGLSVTHHSDSNLWDAALKGTDHLATAALERFCLNFGTFCADIALVQLANRVVISGGIGQLLADYLPHSGFGERFVDKGRFERMLAQISVELLTYPQPGILGAAAAYAVKHTK
- a CDS encoding capsular polysaccharide synthesis protein, coding for MIDENDLKGLVKECPVAEGLFQQHGCHDVMTAFNIANHLHMHGFLKESAVFYQEAIDYRKDDPEGHPREEILLQVKLLCLVKAGAELEDSDLNRLQVLSEPLYHYIVGVQQHRQGNLSIIETLQKIGYTYEQFHTGEEIDTIYLRLIYEGLSKGNFPNKIRKTEIPRNLFFFWDRNMPDDVRQNIEHHQQFKNYNVEVFDQDRAIEWLYKYYGKEAKTIFLKSRHPAEAADILRVHVINLYGGFWVDADLKITSEELLEKYIPRNYDNVLLLTDGYFVHNDFFAATANNIILKDCLLSIYRNCYEYGGLFISYKTGPGVFMRAINRAYFRCMDGAVKEMPSLKLMDQKMFDKITEQYPVAYKQGGTWTST
- a CDS encoding glycosyltransferase, with protein sequence MEENQSIDYTDMLSICPQALQVYQQRGLNDVTAAYDIGNILSTNHFYAEAAFLFKLAYNMHSKSPAEYPLCHILWMIRIVALLKGNLPIKDEELEQLKNLSIPFYNYLTGWKQYKENNDALSAISVMQNCYEEFPTGEEADRIYLSIMMDIFNPNPVVSISPRECSKAAFNVIPNNLFMYWDQNPPPEVTQNFDYQKQLGHFNLRIFDKAEATEWLYQNYGVEARHIFLSARHPAEAADFLRIHVINHYGGWWLDADIRIRSIEQFYSVISTAYEHVFLLTDNYVVHNDFFGSVANSPILNECIRTLYHNSYMHKDLFIAYKTGPGVFNRAINRILYRCIKGEAKSPSLIILDHHKFWNVIEDFETPYKTATPHWMAS